A DNA window from Helianthus annuus cultivar XRQ/B chromosome 15, HanXRQr2.0-SUNRISE, whole genome shotgun sequence contains the following coding sequences:
- the LOC110914470 gene encoding leucine-rich repeat extensin-like protein 5 produces the protein MHFIPSKSFHSSPCFFFHSIPFSPFINNHHPPTTTVIRRRHPPPPPPPPATTHLRPCHRHRRHPLSSLPPPITATSHLRSSPLPPSSSPPTSPPLSTATTYRNRRYHLRSPSPPLPPPTTAATHHRCHPPPPLLSPPAAIPTHHHCQPPLLQWTPITTHHHRPSLTTAIQFYSFVCSRIPNNKK, from the coding sequence ATGCatttcattccctcaaaatcGTTCCATTCATccccctgttttttttttcattccattccTTTTTCACCCTTCATTAACAACcaccacccacccaccaccaccgtcatccGCCGTCGTCAcccacctccacctccgccacctcccgccaccacccacctccgTCCCTGCCaccgccatcgccgccacccacTGTCGTCGCTGCCACCTCCAATCACCGCCACCAGCCACCTTCGATCATCGCCGCTGCCACCTTCGTCGTCGCCACCAACCTCGCCACCGCTATCTACCGCCACCACCTACCGCAACCGCCGCTACCACCTGCGATCACCGTCACCGCCGTTACCACCTCCAACCACTGCCGCCACCCACCACCgttgccacccaccaccaccactgttgtCACCACCTGCCGCCAtccccacccaccaccactgccaACCGCCACTACTACAATGGAcacctatcaccacccaccatcaccgCCCATCATTGACCACTGCCATCCAATTTTATTCCTTCGTCTGTTCTCgcataccaaacaacaaaaagtaa